The Herpetosiphonaceae bacterium genome segment ACCGTTGCGAGCGGCCAGCCAGCGCTGAATCGACGGGATGTGCTGCCCGTAGTGCTCATACACATCGCCGCGCAGCATCTTCCAGATGATCACCGGCCCTGGCGCGCCCTGGAACTGCTGCGGCTGGGTCAAAAATTCCTCGGCGTGTGCTTCCGTCGCCTCGATAAGCCGCTGAAAGACCTGCCGCGATTCGGCCAGCACCTCTGCTGCGGGACGGTGCCGGTTCTGCTGATAGATGCGGTCGTTGCGCTCGTCGAAGTCCATGCGATCCATCTCGTTCGGGACATAGCTCTCACCGCGCAGCACCTCGTGCATCCGATCCGCATACCAGCGCTCGTGGTAGGTGAGATGCGCGATGATGTCTTTGACCGCCCACTCCCCGGCGACACCCGGCTCGTCCATGAGCGCCTCAGGAACTTCTGCCAGCACAGCATCCCACGCTGCACGTTTCGCGCGCAGCGCTGCGAGGAGTGCGGCCTTGGTCATCTGCTCGTCCATGACGAATCTCCTTCCCAAGATCAGAAGCGGCGGGCGACTGAAGCGAATATAGCACGTTCCCCAGGTTGTGTCCAGTACAGGTGTTCTGATTATACGATGCTATGGTACTGCGTAAAGGCGCGGGAGATCGGGTACAATGGCCGGTGGAGTTGTGCGAGGATTCGTACATCGAATATGTCATTCTTGATACTATGCGCGCACTGATTCAACGAGTTACCGAGGCTCACGTTACGGTCGATGGGGCGATCGTCGGGGCCATCGGCGCGGGCTACCTGATTTTGCTCGGCGTCGGCCAGGAGGACACGCCCGGCGAGGCGACGCAGCTTGCCGAGAAGATCGTCAATCTGCGGCTGTTCTCCGACGAGGCCGGAAAGTTCAACCACTCGCTGCTCGATGTTGGCGGGGCGGCGCTGGTAGTCTCGCAGTTCACCCTCTTTGCCGATACGCGCAAGGGCCGCCGCCCGTCGTTTGTGCAGGCCGCCGCGCCCGAGGTTGCCGTGCCGCTGATCGATCGCTTCTGTGCGGCGCTCCGCAGCCAGGGTGTGGACGTGGCGACCGGCAGATTCGGGGCGATGATGCAGGTCCACCTCGTCAACGACGGCCCCGTGACGGTCTGGCTCGATACCGTCGATGCGCAGCGTCCACGTCGCAGCGCGCATACGGGCACGCGCACCAACGATGAGCGCTGATCCAGCCGCAGGCCCGATCTCCCCGGAGTAACTGCGGTGCGTCGCGGCCTAGCTGCGGCGGTAGGGCCTGGCAGAGCCGGTTGTGCGTCCGCTCCGCTTGATCGGCGAGTCGTGCTTGCTCGCGTCCAGCCGATCCGCCCGGTACAGCGGTGGCAGACCTGGATAGGCCAAACGACGCGCGGCCTAGAGGACGAGGCGGCGTGGACGCGCCTCGAAAACCTGTTACAGTAGTACGAGTATTGACAGTTTTTTCCACTTCTTGTACACTCCGAGCGACGAACGGCGGCAAAGTGTAAGGATAGTGTATGGCATTTCCTGCAACGTCAGCATCCGTTCTACAGCTTATCCTCTTCGTCGTCGCACTTCTCCTCAGCGCTGTGTACGCGCTTCGCGCGCGCTCTGCACGCCTGCCTTATTTTCACCCGCTGCCCGGCATCGATCGGCTGCGTGCCCTGATCGGCGCTGTCTCCGCATCGGGGAGGTCGCGACATGTCGCGACCTCGGCTGGTCGCTATGCCGGGGCC includes the following:
- a CDS encoding maleylpyruvate isomerase N-terminal domain-containing protein, which codes for MDEQMTKAALLAALRAKRAAWDAVLAEVPEALMDEPGVAGEWAVKDIIAHLTYHERWYADRMHEVLRGESYVPNEMDRMDFDERNDRIYQQNRHRPAAEVLAESRQVFQRLIEATEAHAEEFLTQPQQFQGAPGPVIIWKMLRGDVYEHYGQHIPSIQRWLAARNG
- the dtd gene encoding D-aminoacyl-tRNA deacylase encodes the protein MRALIQRVTEAHVTVDGAIVGAIGAGYLILLGVGQEDTPGEATQLAEKIVNLRLFSDEAGKFNHSLLDVGGAALVVSQFTLFADTRKGRRPSFVQAAAPEVAVPLIDRFCAALRSQGVDVATGRFGAMMQVHLVNDGPVTVWLDTVDAQRPRRSAHTGTRTNDER